One genomic region from Vannielia litorea encodes:
- a CDS encoding rhamnan synthesis F family protein, whose product MKSFFQGIVGYIKSLLIGPFAIMIVWLLSERQRWKTRGQKPVVHNESPYDGRRIMLLALYEKGTLRPDVIRLLKAARNEGLYILAVNTLKLTDPAEVEGLIDCYIERPNFGRDFGSYRTGFLHLFQRGWHNDCPRLLLINDSIFFSEERMSKFLSDMMGSEIEVLGSTENFFMEHHLGSFCIAMSGSVLRNPSFRTYWNHYKQTDLRPYVIKRGEMGLTKTLKRCASAPDQFKALYDTSRFLNALRHDPDFVDFTIKNGRTCDIIVWPRFSARKVIDFLQGRYLISAADMDDRKDLQLRVDSTLDELARMYPVNDSATLRGFVAKHLHADEKVDDTVLDDAIHSVLGDIFMQGGHIHQSPAPLIHLGLPIIKLDAIYRGTQNVYDTLRIAHLLQPVEADEYTHILTSRPFGGDTLTGWKRVAFMKGYI is encoded by the coding sequence ATGAAGTCGTTTTTTCAGGGTATCGTCGGATACATCAAATCTCTCCTGATCGGCCCCTTCGCCATAATGATCGTCTGGCTCCTGTCGGAGCGCCAGCGTTGGAAGACCCGCGGCCAAAAGCCGGTCGTTCACAATGAATCCCCCTACGATGGCCGCCGTATCATGCTGTTGGCGCTCTACGAAAAGGGGACGCTCCGGCCTGACGTCATTCGCCTTCTCAAAGCGGCGCGCAACGAGGGTCTCTACATCCTCGCGGTCAATACGCTCAAACTGACAGATCCTGCAGAGGTCGAGGGCCTGATCGACTGCTACATCGAGCGCCCGAACTTCGGCCGTGATTTCGGCAGCTACCGCACCGGTTTCCTTCACCTCTTCCAGCGTGGCTGGCACAACGATTGCCCACGACTCTTGCTCATCAACGACAGCATCTTCTTCTCCGAAGAGCGGATGTCAAAGTTCCTGTCGGATATGATGGGCAGCGAGATCGAGGTTCTCGGTTCGACCGAGAACTTCTTCATGGAGCATCACCTCGGCTCCTTCTGCATCGCAATGAGCGGCAGTGTTCTGCGCAACCCGTCCTTCCGCACTTACTGGAACCACTACAAACAAACCGACCTGCGCCCCTATGTCATCAAACGCGGCGAGATGGGGCTTACGAAGACCCTGAAGCGCTGCGCGTCCGCGCCCGATCAGTTCAAGGCCCTGTATGACACCAGCCGATTCCTGAACGCCCTGCGCCATGATCCCGATTTCGTTGACTTCACCATCAAGAACGGGCGCACCTGCGACATCATCGTCTGGCCGCGTTTCAGCGCCCGCAAGGTGATCGACTTCCTGCAAGGGCGTTACCTGATCTCCGCCGCTGACATGGACGACCGCAAAGACCTCCAACTCCGGGTCGACAGCACGCTGGATGAACTCGCACGTATGTATCCGGTGAATGACAGCGCAACCCTGCGCGGTTTCGTGGCCAAGCATCTGCATGCCGACGAGAAGGTGGATGACACCGTGCTCGACGACGCCATCCACTCAGTGCTCGGCGATATCTTCATGCAGGGTGGCCACATCCACCAAAGCCCCGCCCCGCTGATCCACCTCGGCCTGCCGATCATAAAGCTCGACGCGATTTATCGCGGCACCCAGAATGTCTACGACACGCTTCGGATCGCTCATCTGCTCCAGCCGGTGGAAGCCGATGAATACACGCACATCCTGACCAGCCGCCCCTTCGGTGGCGACACCCTGACCGGTTGGAAACGCGTCGCCTTCATGAAGGGCTACATCTAG
- a CDS encoding sulfotransferase yields the protein MSKVDLIIGGYERGGTTLLSEIFRANGFESGFECGVLLADQPSEFPLQKRYYQMLRRGWRISEETRTKACQGDFDHFYQTICNAAFPDFTGRFFDKTPRYMREIGACMHRYRKIKSAVIIHRDPRAVMASISKRMEPGLNPEEAIRKNFSGLVQRYLNYFIGCAAHFDNANVLFVPFEDLVSREEAWRKQLGVFATGHPFSENLTASRFKNVENKGLSLAKVMEFDRLLSGDLQHEILAATRMASVFFADATDRAKHGDEWAETKAEIRSIMAKFELPRSMVLDDGTYFEPFTYLLRNEGIRKAGRNPLAHYKRHGKKEGRSPH from the coding sequence GTGAGTAAAGTCGATCTGATCATCGGTGGCTATGAGCGCGGCGGCACCACGCTGCTGTCAGAGATCTTCCGCGCCAATGGTTTCGAATCCGGCTTCGAATGCGGCGTGTTGCTGGCGGATCAGCCTTCTGAATTCCCACTTCAGAAGCGCTATTACCAGATGCTGCGCCGCGGATGGCGGATTTCGGAAGAAACCAGAACAAAAGCGTGTCAGGGTGACTTTGACCATTTCTATCAAACCATCTGTAACGCTGCATTCCCGGACTTCACCGGCCGGTTCTTCGACAAGACCCCTCGCTACATGCGCGAAATTGGGGCCTGCATGCATCGATACCGCAAGATCAAGTCTGCTGTCATTATTCATCGTGACCCGCGCGCTGTCATGGCCTCCATTTCAAAGCGAATGGAGCCAGGTTTGAACCCCGAAGAAGCAATCAGAAAGAACTTCTCGGGCCTCGTGCAGCGCTATCTGAACTACTTTATCGGATGCGCTGCGCATTTTGATAATGCGAACGTTCTGTTCGTTCCGTTTGAAGACCTTGTGAGCCGTGAAGAGGCTTGGAGAAAGCAACTGGGGGTCTTTGCCACAGGTCACCCCTTCTCAGAGAACCTGACAGCGTCTCGCTTTAAGAACGTCGAAAACAAAGGCCTGTCTTTAGCCAAGGTAATGGAGTTCGATCGGTTGCTTTCAGGAGACCTTCAGCACGAGATTCTCGCTGCGACACGGATGGCGTCCGTTTTCTTCGCAGACGCAACCGACCGGGCCAAACATGGTGATGAATGGGCGGAGACCAAGGCCGAGATCCGGTCAATCATGGCGAAATTCGAACTTCCGCGCAGTATGGTTCTCGATGATGGCACCTACTTCGAGCCATTCACTTATTTGTTGAGAAACGAGGGAATACGCAAAGCTGGCCGCAACCCGTTGGCGCACTACAAACGCCACGGCAAGAAAGAAGGCCGCTCACCGCACTAG
- a CDS encoding DUF484 family protein, which produces MSEAAEQLIGLRSMIISEPDMILEDRDIMHALIAANEKSLGGNIVDLRGIAMERLEARLDRLEDTHRSVIAAAYENLAGTNQVHRAVLSMLEPTDFEDFLRNLGSEVAHTLRVDCLRLVLESVQECEDPAVKKLGDVLHVAPPGFVNDYLTMGRDKPVRPVTLRQTRPQFSVIYGEAAPNIHSEACLKLDFGEGRLPGLLVMGAEDPHQFRPSQGTDLLGFFAGVFERQMRRFLG; this is translated from the coding sequence ATGAGTGAAGCGGCGGAGCAGCTGATCGGGCTGCGGTCCATGATCATTTCCGAACCTGACATGATCCTCGAGGATCGCGACATCATGCATGCGCTGATCGCGGCCAACGAGAAGTCGCTCGGCGGCAACATCGTCGACCTGCGCGGCATCGCGATGGAGCGGCTCGAGGCTCGGCTCGACCGGCTCGAAGACACCCACCGCTCCGTGATCGCCGCAGCCTATGAAAACCTCGCCGGCACCAACCAAGTGCACCGGGCGGTGCTCTCCATGCTGGAGCCGACCGATTTCGAGGATTTCCTGCGCAACCTCGGCAGCGAAGTGGCCCACACCCTGCGCGTCGATTGCCTCCGCCTCGTGCTGGAGAGCGTGCAGGAGTGCGAAGACCCGGCAGTGAAAAAGCTGGGCGACGTGCTGCACGTGGCCCCTCCGGGATTCGTGAACGACTACCTCACCATGGGCCGCGACAAACCGGTGCGCCCGGTCACCCTGCGCCAGACCCGGCCGCAATTCTCGGTGATCTACGGCGAGGCCGCCCCCAACATCCACTCCGAAGCCTGCCTGAAGCTCGACTTCGGCGAGGGCCGCTTGCCCGGCCTACTGGTCATGGGCGCCGAGGATCCGCACCAGTTCCGCCCCTCGCAGGGCACTGACCTGCTCGGCTTCTTCGCCGGGGTGTTCGAGCGCCAGATGCGGCGTTTTCTGGGATGA